The nucleotide window AATTCAACAGGCTCAGACAGCTATGGGCGAAGGTGATGCGAATACCGCCTATACCCTGGCTAAACAAGCTTACGATTTAGACAACACGAACATGCAGGCTCTTAAGCTCTTAGCCGAAGCCGCTGTCGATGCTGGCCGGCTGGATCAAGCCAAAGAGCTGGTCGCTAAGATTCCACTGGTCGAGCAAGACAGCGACTATCAACGCATAAAAGGCAAGCTTGAGCTGGCCGAAGATGCCGCTGACTCTCCGGAGTTACGTGCTTTGCAGGAGCAAGCAGAAAAGAATCCCGACGACCTGGCTTTAAAGTTACAGTTGGCACTTAAATTTCATGAAGCAAATCGTGACGAAGAAGCCCTGCAGCAGGTTTTCATTGTGTTGAGTAAAGACGTCAATTTCGCTGATGCGAAAAAATACGCCCTCGATATTATCAATTCATTACCCGATGGTGATCCTCTGGCAGCGACCTACCGTAGAAAATTGTACAGCACAATGTATTGAAGACCTGCTTTGACGGTTGTTCACTAGCAGCAGTAT belongs to Idiomarina sp. PL1-037 and includes:
- the trxA gene encoding thioredoxin translates to MSESNIVNLDLQNFQQVLLEGSKEKLIIIDFWADWCEPCKQLMPVLEKLAMQYSDQVILAKVNCDEQQELAAQFGIRSLPTVAFFKDGQPVDSFGGVKTEGEIREILTKHLPSPSDDLIQQAQTAMGEGDANTAYTLAKQAYDLDNTNMQALKLLAEAAVDAGRLDQAKELVAKIPLVEQDSDYQRIKGKLELAEDAADSPELRALQEQAEKNPDDLALKLQLALKFHEANRDEEALQQVFIVLSKDVNFADAKKYALDIINSLPDGDPLAATYRRKLYSTMY